The following are encoded in a window of Stigmatopora nigra isolate UIUO_SnigA chromosome 23, RoL_Snig_1.1, whole genome shotgun sequence genomic DNA:
- the camk1da gene encoding calcium/calmodulin-dependent protein kinase type 1D has protein sequence MARENGDTGGGETWKKQVDDIKKMFDLKEVLGTGAFSEVVLAQEKLTGRMFAVKCIPKKALKGKESSIENEIAVLRRIKHENIVALEDIYESPDHLYLIMQLVSGGELFDRIVEKGFYTEKDASALIRQVLDAVNYLHNMGIVHRDLKPENLLYFNPQGGSKIMISDFGLSKMEGCGNVMSTACGTPGYVAPEVLAQKPYSKAVDCWSIGVIAYILLCGYPPFYDENDSKLFEQILRADYEFDTPYWDDISDSAKDFISNLMEKDPTKRFTCDQALRHPWIAGDTALCKNIHESVSRQIRKNFAKSKWRQAFNATVVVRHMRRLQLGSSAASAVDASNTRPSPKPAPGQDQAGENRMVPSQTSSFDNLAATRKECVPAPVTPCSLASAAASPTAGSELSRPHPSAVPAPVLAETK, from the exons agGAGCCTTTTCCGAGGTGGTCCTGGCCCAGGAGAAGCTAACGGGTCGGATGTTTGCGGTGAAATGCATCCCAAAAAAGGCCCTGAAGGGGAAAGAGAGCAGCATCGAGAACGAGATCGCCGTGCTGAGGAG GATCAAGCATGAAAATATCGTGGCGCTGGAGGACATCTACGAGAGTCCAGATCACCTTTACCTTATTATGCAACT GGTGTCTGGTGGCGAGCTCTTTGACAGAATCGTGGAAAAAGGTTTTTACACTGAGAAAGATGCCAGCGCGCTCATCCGGCAAGTTCTGGATGCTGTCAACTATCTGCACAATATGGGCATCGTGCATCGAGACCTCAAG ccAGAGAACCTGTTGTATTTTAATCCCCAAGGTGGTTCAAAGATCATGATCAGCGACTTTGGTCTTTCCAAGATGGAGGGTTGTGGTAACGTCATGTCTACAGCCTGCGGCACACCAGGATATGTCG cgcCAGAAGTTCTTGCTCAGAAGCCATACAGCAAAGCAGTGGACTGCTGGTCTATTGGAGTCATCGCGTATATTCT GTTGTGTGGTTACCCCCCTTTTTACGACGAGAACGACTCCAAGCTGTTCGAACAGATCCTCAGAGCCGATTACGAGTTTGACACGCCGTATTGGGATGACATATCTGACTCCG CAAAGGATTTCATCAGCAATCTGATGGAAAAAGATCCAACCAAGCGCTTCACCTGCGACCAGGCCCTACGACACCCCTG GATCGCCGGGGACACGGCGCTCTGCAAGAACATCCACGAGTCTGTCAGCCGACAAATCAGGAAGAACTTCGCTAAGAGCAAATGGAGG CAAGCTTTCAACGCCACAGTAGTGGTTCGCCACATGAGGCGGTTGCAGCTGGGAAGCAGCGCGGCGAGCGCCGTGGACGCCTCCAACACCAGGCCGAGTCCAAAGCCGGCGCCGGGTCAGGACCAGGCGGGGGAAAACCGAATGGTGCCTAGCCAGACTTCGTCCTTTGATAACTTGGCGGCTACACGCAAAGAAT GTGTCCCCGCACCAGTCACCCCCTGCAGCCTAGCCTCGGCAGCCGCCTCCCCCACGGCGGGGTCCGAACTGAGTCGACCGCACCCTTCGGCGGTACCCGCCCCAGTTCTGGCGGAGACCAAGTGA